The genomic window ACCCGTCGACCAACGATGAAAACAGCGGGGGCGGCGGCGGCGGAAACGGCGGCCAGGGAGGTTACGGAGGAAATTCCTGGGACAGCAACCTGGCTGTCGGCGGGCATCCCGGCGCCGTGTTTCCGTACGCGGTGGGGACGAACGCTCGAATCGCCATGGGCGGCGGCGGTGGAGCGGGATCCCGCAACAACTCGTCTGGATTCCAGAGCTCCGGCGGCCCCGGAGGCGGCATCGTCATCATCCGCGCCACCGCCGTGAGCGGAACGGGCACGATCACGGCAAACGGCAGAGGCCGCGACATCGCCAACATCACCCCGGAGAACGACGGGGGAGGAGGAGGAGGCGCCGGCGGAAGCATCGTCGTCGTGACGCGCGACGGGAACCTTTCCGGGCTCACCGTGGAAGCCAGGGGAGGAGGAGGCGCGGACGCCTGGCCGACCGAGGCTCCCGGAGGCACTCCCGGAGCCCGCCACGGACCGGGAGGCGGAGGCGGAGGCGGGGTCATCCTCCTGTCCGGCGCGCCCGCATCTTCCAGTGTCTCCGGCGGCGTCAACGGCACCACCACCACCGCCGCGGACGCTTTCGGCGCGACCGCGGGCAGCGCGGGCACGGTTCAGACCGCCGTCACGATCAATCAGGTCCCCGGAATACAGTCGTGTAACAGCAGCGCGAGCCGCGCGACCATTCGCGGCATCCGCGTCGACCGGTCCGGCCTGGTCGAATTCGCCACCGAATCCCAGCAGGGCTCCATCGCCTTCCACGTCTGGGAAACCTCCGATCCGTCGGGCAGGGAAGACCGGCGGCTGCTGAGCTGGGAGGCTACCCCGTCGCTGCCCCTGACCACGTTGGAGCCGGTGATTTACCGGGTCCCGACCCGGCCGGTCGCCGCGCCGTACATCCTGATCGAAGAGATCGACACGCGGGGCGCCCACCGCATGATGGGTCCCTTTCCGGTATGCGATGAAACCCTGGCCGAGGAATTTCTGAACACCGAAGTGCGCGTGGCCGGGAACGCGGCGCTGAAGGCGGCCGCAAAACAAACGGCAAGGCGCGGCGGGCACCGGGAATCGCCTTCGCGCACGGCGGCGATTCCCTCGAGTGTGCCCGGTTCGTCGGACGCCGCTCCCGTGGCCGTCAAGATCGAGGTCTCCTCGCCCGGGATTGTGCGCGTGCCCGTGGCGGACCTCGTCTCCCTGGGGATGCCCCCCGCCTTGGCGAGCCACCCGGAGCTCCTGCGCCTCACGAGCCTCGGGGTTGCCGTCCCGTTCAGCATCGTTCCCGGAACGAACGGGGGAGACGCGCTGCAGTTCAGCGCCGATACGCTCTCAAGCGACTACACCGACCGCAACGCGGTCCTGCTCTCCTGGGCATGGAACCCGTTCGCCACGCCCAAAGTCGGGCTGACCCGTTCGGGTTTTGCGCTCGAACCCGGCATGGTGCGCATCGAGCGCGACCGGTTCTACGCTCCCTTCGCGGCGCCCGGCGCCGATCCCTGGGTTTGGGATTTCGTTGCGGCCCCGACGGCATCCCGCACCTGGTCCTTCGATCTTCCCCGTCCCGTTTCCGCGGGAACGGATCCGGTATCGGTGCGGATCGGCTTTTCCGGGTTCACCACTCATAACCATACCGTGCGCGCCGCGCTTAACGGCCTGCCGGTGGGCGAAACCACCATCGCCGGGCGGACCCCGGGGATGATCCTGGGGCAAGTCCCGGCGGGCACCGTGCTCGGGAGCGGCAACCAACTGAGCGTCCAGTACACGGCAACCTCGGACAACCCCGATGAGGCGGGCCTCGTCTTTCTCGATGTCGTGGACGTCGGCGTCCCGCTCCAGCCGGTCACCGCCGAGGTGTCCGCGGACCGGATCACTCCCTTCGCCTGCGCCCTGCCGCCGTTGAACGGCGTGGACTACTGCATCGTCACGCACGGCCTGTTCACCGACGGGGCCCGGCGCATCGCCGAACAGAAGCGCAATGAAGGGTACAACCCGGCGATCGTGGACGTGGAAGTGCTCTACAACCGTTACAGCGCGGGCGTGCCGGAGCCCAACGCGCTGCGCAGATTTCTGCGCTGCGCGAGAGTCCATTCCGGCGGGGCGCTGCGCTACGTGCTCCTGGTCGGCGACGACACCTTCGACCCGAAAGACCACCTGGGCAGGGGGCTGGTTTCATTCATTCCGTCCCTCAACGGAATGGACGAGATTTTCGGCAGAGTCCCCTCGGAAAACCGGTACGCGGATCTTAACGACGACGGTGTTCCGGACCTTGCCATCGGGCGGCTTCCCGTCTCCACGGTGGAGCAGATGGAGTCGATGGCCGACAAGATCGTCGGGCAGGACGCGCTCCTGGCAGCGGGCAAAGGGAAGCACCTTTTCGCCGTGGACAATCCGGGAGACGACGACCCGGACTTCAGGCAGTGGGCGGAACAGGTCGCCGGGACCCTGCCTCCGGAGACCGCAATCAAGTGGGCCGATATCGCCGAAGGCCCGGCGGCGGCACGGGCTGTTCTTCTGCAGAGCCTGCGAACCGGGGCCGAGGCCACGCATTATTTCGGCCACGGAGGTTTTGAAATCTGGAGCGACGACGGGTTGCTGACGGCAACCGACGCGGCCGCACAGGCGGGCAGCGGCGTCGGAACGGTCCTTTTCACCTGGGCCTGCCAGAGCCAGTGGTATCAGTATCACCTGGGCCTGACCGTCAACGAAGCCCTGCTCCTGGCCCCCGACGGCGGGGCGGTGGCGGCGCTGGGCCCCGCGGGAATAACCCCGCCCGAGCTGCAGCGGATGCTGTCCACCAACGTTTATGCCGGCTTGAAGAGGGGACTGACCCTCGGCCAGG from Syntrophobacter fumaroxidans MPOB includes these protein-coding regions:
- a CDS encoding C25 family cysteine peptidase, coding for MDRLRSSMVGAALLLVVLLLLPVDCRAQLCSDFPDGGTLTGVVNTYYQGYQSASAGATQIRVDVSTIRGAGASIASGTMLLVIQMQDATINSSNNNRYGDGGTGAIANGQTDLRSSGYFEYVLAQGAPDANGYVNITGAGTGNGLLHAYYLAAGPPQRRFQVIVVPRYKTATLSGSLTVSPWNGNNGGVLALDITGTLTLGGTVSLDGMGFRGGGGRALTGDSSGRNTDYRRVVTDTCHGSKGEGIAGTPQYVFDGSAVTNTTVDGYPNGSQARGGPGNAAGGGTDGNPSTNDENSGGGGGGNGGQGGYGGNSWDSNLAVGGHPGAVFPYAVGTNARIAMGGGGGAGSRNNSSGFQSSGGPGGGIVIIRATAVSGTGTITANGRGRDIANITPENDGGGGGGAGGSIVVVTRDGNLSGLTVEARGGGGADAWPTEAPGGTPGARHGPGGGGGGGVILLSGAPASSSVSGGVNGTTTTAADAFGATAGSAGTVQTAVTINQVPGIQSCNSSASRATIRGIRVDRSGLVEFATESQQGSIAFHVWETSDPSGREDRRLLSWEATPSLPLTTLEPVIYRVPTRPVAAPYILIEEIDTRGAHRMMGPFPVCDETLAEEFLNTEVRVAGNAALKAAAKQTARRGGHRESPSRTAAIPSSVPGSSDAAPVAVKIEVSSPGIVRVPVADLVSLGMPPALASHPELLRLTSLGVAVPFSIVPGTNGGDALQFSADTLSSDYTDRNAVLLSWAWNPFATPKVGLTRSGFALEPGMVRIERDRFYAPFAAPGADPWVWDFVAAPTASRTWSFDLPRPVSAGTDPVSVRIGFSGFTTHNHTVRAALNGLPVGETTIAGRTPGMILGQVPAGTVLGSGNQLSVQYTATSDNPDEAGLVFLDVVDVGVPLQPVTAEVSADRITPFACALPPLNGVDYCIVTHGLFTDGARRIAEQKRNEGYNPAIVDVEVLYNRYSAGVPEPNALRRFLRCARVHSGGALRYVLLVGDDTFDPKDHLGRGLVSFIPSLNGMDEIFGRVPSENRYADLNDDGVPDLAIGRLPVSTVEQMESMADKIVGQDALLAAGKGKHLFAVDNPGDDDPDFRQWAEQVAGTLPPETAIKWADIAEGPAAARAVLLQSLRTGAEATHYFGHGGFEIWSDDGLLTATDAAAQAGSGVGTVLFTWACQSQWYQYHLGLTVNEALLLAPDGGAVAALGPAGITPPELQRMLSTNVYAGLKRGLTLGQAIRQAKARAIRAGGFTRPVVDGWNLLGDPALRLNR